One Heteronotia binoei isolate CCM8104 ecotype False Entrance Well chromosome 10, APGP_CSIRO_Hbin_v1, whole genome shotgun sequence genomic region harbors:
- the TRDMT1 gene encoding tRNA (cytosine(38)-C(5))-methyltransferase isoform X2, giving the protein MERLRVLELYSGIGGMHQALQASGTPADVVAAVDVNTVANEVYKLNFPTTPLWPKTIEGISLKEFDRLSFDMILMSPPCQPFTRIGRQGDTSDPRTRSFLYILDILPRDELVQTLGKCGFTYQEFLLSPTCLGIPNSRLRYFLIARLQSEPFPFQAPDKILTVFPSLEPMTSEVSRDATGLEADGLPVPTKGAASSFKDIKQQCRQKEDFLFKLETTEELEKKKQKDNDVSVQMLKDFLEEDGEGLSQYFLPPKSLLRYAFLLDIVTPTCRRSTCFTKGYGHYIEGTGSVLQTAEDIQLESVFKSFENLSEEEKLRKLTTLKLRYFAPREIANLHGFSPEFDFPHSVTTKQCYRLLGNSLNVHVVAKLISILLGEH; this is encoded by the exons CAAGTGGCacacctgcagatgttgttgCGGCTGTTGATGTGAATACAGTGGCAAATGAAGTTTACAAGCTCAACTTTCCCACCACCCCACTGTGGCCCAAGACAATTGAG GGAATATCACTAAAGGAGTTTGACAGATTATCATTTGATATGATTTTGATGAGCCCTCCCTGTCAGCCTTTTACAAG AATTGGCCGACAGGGTGATACTTCTGATCCCAGGACTCGAAGTTTCCTCTATATACTTGATATTCTTCCAAG AGATGAACTCGTACAAACACTAGGAAAGTGTGGATTTACATATCAAGAATTTCTTTTGTCTCCAACATGT CTTGGCATTCCGAACTCCAGGCTGCGGTACTTCTTGATTGCACGGCTTCAGTCAGAACCCTTTCCCTTTCAAGCACCGGACAAG ATATTGACTGTTTTCCCAAGCTTGGAGCCAATGACTTCAGAGGTATCTAGGGATGCTACTGGGCTGGAAGCAGATGGATTGCCAGTCCCTACAAAAGGTGCAGCCTCCAGTTTCAAAGATATCAAGCAGCAGTGCCGGCAGAAGGAGGACTTCCTCtttaagcttgaaacaactgaagaGCTAGAAAAGAAGAAGCAAAAAGACAATGATGTGTCTGTGCAAATGTTAAAAGATTTCCTTGAGGAAGATGGTGAAGGACTGAGTCAATATTTCCTACCACCAAAGTCCTTATTGCGTTATGCTTTCCTTCTAGACATTGTGACACCCACTTGCAGGAGGTCTACGTGCTTCACAAAAGg gtatgggCACTATATAGAAGGAACTGGCTCAGTGTTGCAGACAGCAGAAGATATACAG CTTGAATCAGTATTTAAATCCTTTGAGAATTTGTCTGAAGAAGAGAAGCTTAGGAAGCTGACAACCCTTAAACTGCGGTACTTTGCTCCAAGGGAAATAGCAAATCTTCATGGATTTTCTCCTGAATTTG attttcCTCACAGTGTAACTACGAAACAGTGTTACCGTCTGCTGGGGAACAGTCTCAATGTACATGTGGTTGCAAAACTAATCTCAATTTTACTTGGAGAACACTGA
- the TRDMT1 gene encoding tRNA (cytosine(38)-C(5))-methyltransferase isoform X1, with amino-acid sequence MERLRVLELYSGIGGMHQALQASGTPADVVAAVDVNTVANEVYKLNFPTTPLWPKTIEGISLKEFDRLSFDMILMSPPCQPFTRIGRQGDTSDPRTRSFLYILDILPRLTRPPKYILLENVKGFETSTARDELVQTLGKCGFTYQEFLLSPTCLGIPNSRLRYFLIARLQSEPFPFQAPDKILTVFPSLEPMTSEVSRDATGLEADGLPVPTKGAASSFKDIKQQCRQKEDFLFKLETTEELEKKKQKDNDVSVQMLKDFLEEDGEGLSQYFLPPKSLLRYAFLLDIVTPTCRRSTCFTKGYGHYIEGTGSVLQTAEDIQLESVFKSFENLSEEEKLRKLTTLKLRYFAPREIANLHGFSPEFDFPHSVTTKQCYRLLGNSLNVHVVAKLISILLGEH; translated from the exons CAAGTGGCacacctgcagatgttgttgCGGCTGTTGATGTGAATACAGTGGCAAATGAAGTTTACAAGCTCAACTTTCCCACCACCCCACTGTGGCCCAAGACAATTGAG GGAATATCACTAAAGGAGTTTGACAGATTATCATTTGATATGATTTTGATGAGCCCTCCCTGTCAGCCTTTTACAAG AATTGGCCGACAGGGTGATACTTCTGATCCCAGGACTCGAAGTTTCCTCTATATACTTGATATTCTTCCAAG GCTTACAAGACCACCAAAATATATACTCTTAGAAAATGTCAAAGGCTTTGAAACATCTACGGCCAG AGATGAACTCGTACAAACACTAGGAAAGTGTGGATTTACATATCAAGAATTTCTTTTGTCTCCAACATGT CTTGGCATTCCGAACTCCAGGCTGCGGTACTTCTTGATTGCACGGCTTCAGTCAGAACCCTTTCCCTTTCAAGCACCGGACAAG ATATTGACTGTTTTCCCAAGCTTGGAGCCAATGACTTCAGAGGTATCTAGGGATGCTACTGGGCTGGAAGCAGATGGATTGCCAGTCCCTACAAAAGGTGCAGCCTCCAGTTTCAAAGATATCAAGCAGCAGTGCCGGCAGAAGGAGGACTTCCTCtttaagcttgaaacaactgaagaGCTAGAAAAGAAGAAGCAAAAAGACAATGATGTGTCTGTGCAAATGTTAAAAGATTTCCTTGAGGAAGATGGTGAAGGACTGAGTCAATATTTCCTACCACCAAAGTCCTTATTGCGTTATGCTTTCCTTCTAGACATTGTGACACCCACTTGCAGGAGGTCTACGTGCTTCACAAAAGg gtatgggCACTATATAGAAGGAACTGGCTCAGTGTTGCAGACAGCAGAAGATATACAG CTTGAATCAGTATTTAAATCCTTTGAGAATTTGTCTGAAGAAGAGAAGCTTAGGAAGCTGACAACCCTTAAACTGCGGTACTTTGCTCCAAGGGAAATAGCAAATCTTCATGGATTTTCTCCTGAATTTG attttcCTCACAGTGTAACTACGAAACAGTGTTACCGTCTGCTGGGGAACAGTCTCAATGTACATGTGGTTGCAAAACTAATCTCAATTTTACTTGGAGAACACTGA
- the TRDMT1 gene encoding tRNA (cytosine(38)-C(5))-methyltransferase isoform X3, producing the protein MKFTSSTFPPPHCGPRQLRIGRQGDTSDPRTRSFLYILDILPRLTRPPKYILLENVKGFETSTARDELVQTLGKCGFTYQEFLLSPTCLGIPNSRLRYFLIARLQSEPFPFQAPDKILTVFPSLEPMTSEVSRDATGLEADGLPVPTKGAASSFKDIKQQCRQKEDFLFKLETTEELEKKKQKDNDVSVQMLKDFLEEDGEGLSQYFLPPKSLLRYAFLLDIVTPTCRRSTCFTKGYGHYIEGTGSVLQTAEDIQLESVFKSFENLSEEEKLRKLTTLKLRYFAPREIANLHGFSPEFDFPHSVTTKQCYRLLGNSLNVHVVAKLISILLGEH; encoded by the exons ATGAAGTTTACAAGCTCAACTTTCCCACCACCCCACTGTGGCCCAAGACAATTGAG AATTGGCCGACAGGGTGATACTTCTGATCCCAGGACTCGAAGTTTCCTCTATATACTTGATATTCTTCCAAG GCTTACAAGACCACCAAAATATATACTCTTAGAAAATGTCAAAGGCTTTGAAACATCTACGGCCAG AGATGAACTCGTACAAACACTAGGAAAGTGTGGATTTACATATCAAGAATTTCTTTTGTCTCCAACATGT CTTGGCATTCCGAACTCCAGGCTGCGGTACTTCTTGATTGCACGGCTTCAGTCAGAACCCTTTCCCTTTCAAGCACCGGACAAG ATATTGACTGTTTTCCCAAGCTTGGAGCCAATGACTTCAGAGGTATCTAGGGATGCTACTGGGCTGGAAGCAGATGGATTGCCAGTCCCTACAAAAGGTGCAGCCTCCAGTTTCAAAGATATCAAGCAGCAGTGCCGGCAGAAGGAGGACTTCCTCtttaagcttgaaacaactgaagaGCTAGAAAAGAAGAAGCAAAAAGACAATGATGTGTCTGTGCAAATGTTAAAAGATTTCCTTGAGGAAGATGGTGAAGGACTGAGTCAATATTTCCTACCACCAAAGTCCTTATTGCGTTATGCTTTCCTTCTAGACATTGTGACACCCACTTGCAGGAGGTCTACGTGCTTCACAAAAGg gtatgggCACTATATAGAAGGAACTGGCTCAGTGTTGCAGACAGCAGAAGATATACAG CTTGAATCAGTATTTAAATCCTTTGAGAATTTGTCTGAAGAAGAGAAGCTTAGGAAGCTGACAACCCTTAAACTGCGGTACTTTGCTCCAAGGGAAATAGCAAATCTTCATGGATTTTCTCCTGAATTTG attttcCTCACAGTGTAACTACGAAACAGTGTTACCGTCTGCTGGGGAACAGTCTCAATGTACATGTGGTTGCAAAACTAATCTCAATTTTACTTGGAGAACACTGA